One genomic segment of Drosophila melanogaster chromosome 3R includes these proteins:
- the CG7044 gene encoding uncharacterized protein, producing the protein MQKQEETLSRLRTIFDIFLRENFSTTNNVYFEKLLTHLQAKENAFVLQAPFVVEWVDRCITAVTEDFKKIHPKVISFMLNLTSFLANNEWMIVRLRELDIVNRAVKLLQREHNLSPSIKLGGIRLMKAITVYSMGLAFLRMHRIWTLLIQYSNNDHTLYVVREARQVLYNMVYKSCDKLHDKAVTLEILSEIMQPIHDNLYKNTDGVERIHVKVDDNEMLHKISSTLDLLSYILQQTLVLEERTTLIILLKEHHDFEITVWKLIDMTHNPYFTEKIFTTLSSYNFALLLHEKLLNPNATEPSEEFTEFGLAFFNLMKFLITRKDGLSFVKLAELNHVLWKKLGPRAPKEIVIQQERVTFENQLICFHMLPLLFSMKYAQKIADEESKIELFDAYVVKLLEISCEQTLRLCYTMRDNFFSADGMAVGLVTAGLANKCIHSLLALENVLDREQAVTVCQALLYVLREAVAMSVITNNGEDDCHSVSSAGSSYLKLYPRGTEQVVNDPQVLHSVMVGLRTLIERFKITWKESVETIGLVNCLAFVLENTSMDARCTVQALKLVQLAVEHFLSPNMALLVDNLQGSALVCLGPIIVKRMHDTMWEVRDTTLELTTSIASISRIKFPAFQRFLIDSKIPPIVYEMAKNDSEVYVRASAFQCLSQMVSINLLWENGLSQLDLVDHLLFVMYRETNDIVRSEAVITLMKIYEHRKIHEKYKNTLFSTLNYCVIGDHHTEVKLNALNFWRREFYRQFSNQGMIDGSFPTVTFSKEQKKIVTLTEKEIQTSIAKVFGEVQQYGYFGILLKCLREETSMEVLEFLIKGVKTMTEKFERYKGIMEEIEMRSPLSDRERPRFDFPSQPQPTPIPQQPPVNPTEADEVIESILNSQDAQLLEKAFETQMQINAQGKTAEKRHIDEFYYKQFAVPLRQFFEELKTIDLDQLVKQHQEWFECKENFTSLLDDILGALKRDDENMISDCY; encoded by the exons ATGCAAAAGCAAGAAGAGACGCTGTCGCGCCTGCGAACGATATTCGACATATTTTTACGCGAGAACTTTTCCACTACGAACAATGTTTACTTTGAGAAGCTCCTCACGCACTTGCAGGCCAAGG AGAATGCCTTTGTGCTGCAGGCCCCATTCGTGGTGGAATGGGTGGACAGGTGCATCACGGCGGTGACCGAGGACTTCAAAAAGATCCACCCGAAGgtgatatccttcatgctgaATCTGACCAGTTTTCTGGCGAACAACGAGTGGATGATCGTGCGCCTAAGAGAGCTTGATATAGTAAACAG AGCAGTGAAACTACTACAGAGGGAACACAACTTAAGCCCATCGATTAAGTTAGGTGGCATACGTCTGATGAAAGCCATCACCGTGTATAGCATGGGGCTGGCCTTTCTGCGGATGCACCGGATCTGGACGCTGCTCATCCAGTATTCCAACAACGATCACACGCTGTACGTGGTGCGGGAGGCCCGCCAAGTGCTTTACAACATGGTGTACAAGTCCTGCGACAAGCTGCACGATAAGGCTGTTACCCTGGAGATTCTGTCGGAGATTATGCAGCCGATTCACGACAATCTTTATAAGAACACCGACGGCGTGGAGCGCATCCACGTCAAGGTGGACGACAACGAGATGTTGCACAAGATCTCGTCGACACTGGATCTACTGTCCTACATACTACAGCAGACGCTGGTGCTCGAGGAGCGCACCACTCTGATCATCCTGCTCAAGGAGCATCACGACTTCGAGATTACCGTTTGGAAGCTGATCGATATGACCCACAACCCGTACTTTACTGAGAAGATCTTCACCACACTGAGCAGCTACAACTTTGCCCTGCTGTTGCACGAAAAGTTGCTGAATCCGAACGCCACCGAGCCGTCGGAGGAGTTCACCGAGTTCGGGTTGGCATTCTTTAATCTCATGAAATTCCTTATTACCCGCAAGGACGGCTTGAGTTTTGTGAAGTTGGCGGAGCTCAATCATGTACTTTGGAAAAAACTTGGACCTCGTGCGCCCAAGGAAATTGTCATCCAACAAGAGCGCGTTACGTTTGAAAACCAGCTAATCTGCTTTCACATGCTGCCGTTGCTCTTCTCCATGAAGTACGCACAGAAGATCGCCGACGAGGAGAGCAAGATAGAGCTCTTCGACGCCTATGTTGTCAAGTTGCTGGAGATCTCCTGCGAACAGACCTTGCGGCTCTGCTACACAATGCGGGACAACTTCTTTTCTGCAGACGGCATGGCTGTTGGCTTGGTGACGGCCGGCCTGGCAAACAAGTGCATACATAGCCTGTTGGCCCTGGAAAACGTTCTCGATCGAGAGCAGGCGGTTACTGTGTGCCAAGCTTTGCTATATGTGCTCCGCGAGGCAGTGGCCATGAGTGTCATCACAAATAATGGGGAGGATGACTGTCACAGCGTGAGCAGCGCGGGCAGCTCCTACCTAAAATTGTACCCCCGGGGCACCGAACAGGTCGTTAACGATCCACAAGTTTTGCATTCCGTAATGGTGGGTTTGCGCACCTTGATCGAACGCTTTAAGATCACGTGGAAGGAGTCGGTGGAGACCATTGGCCTGGTCAATTGTCTGGCATTTGTCCTGGAGAACACAAGCATGGATGCTAGg TGCACTGTCCAAGCGCTGAAGCTCGTCCAACTCGCTGTGGAGCATTTCCTTTCACCGAACATGGCTCTTTTGGTGGACAACTTGCAGGGCTCCGCGCTGGTCTGTCTGGGTCCCATTATTGTGAAGCGAATGCACGACACAATGTGGGAGGTGCGTGACACAACGCTGGAGCTTACCACCTCTATAGCCAGTATCTCCCGCATCA AGTTTCCCGCCTTCCAACGCTTTCTAATCGACTCAAAGATACCCCCGATAGTTTACGAAATGGCCAAGAATGACTCGGAAGTCTATGTAAGAGCGTCTGCCTTCCAGTGTCTTTCCCAAATGGTCTCCATAAACCTTTTGTGGGAGAATGGTCTAAGCCAGCTCGATCTTGTA GACCATCTTTTGTTTGTAATGTATCGGGAGACCAACGATATCGTGAGATCCGAGGCCGTGATTACGCTGATGAAGATCTACGAGCACCGCAAGATCCACGAGAAGTACAAGAACACCCTCTTCTCAACCCTCAACTATTGTGTAATCGGGGATCATCACACGGAGGTGAAGCTGAATGCTTTAAATTTTTGGCGCCGCGAGTTCTACCGCCAGTTTAGCAATCAGGGCATGATAGATGGCTCTTTTCCCACAGTGACCTTCTCTAAGGAGCAGAAGAAGATTGTCACGCTGACGGAGAAAGAGATCCAAACCAGCATTGCCAAAGTTTTTGGTGAAGTACAGCAGTACGGATATTTTGGCATCCTACTCAAGTGCCTGCGCGAGGAGACTTCAATGGAGGTTTTGGAATTCCTCATTAAAGGCGTCAAGACCATGACGGAGAAGTTCGAGCGCTACAAGGGCATAATGGAGGAGATTGAAATGAGATCGCCGCTCTCAGACAGAGAGCGGCCAAGATTCGACTTCCCGTCCCAGCCGCAGCCAACTCCGATTCCACAGCAGCCACCGGTCAATCCCACCGAGGCGGACGAAGTCATCGAGTCCATATTGAACTCGCAGGATGCACAGCTCCTGGAGAAGGCGTTTGAGACCCAGATGCAGATAAACGCGCAAGGGAAAACAGCGGAGAAGCGGCACATCGATGAGTTCTACTATAAGCAGTTCGCGGTGCCATTGCGGCAGTTCTTTGAGGAGCTCAAGACCATTGACCTGGACCAGTTGGTTAAGCAGCACCAGGAGTGGTTCGAGTGCAAGGAGAACTTTACCTCCCTGCTGGATGACATCCTCGGTGCGCTGAAGCGCGACGATGAGAACATGATTTCGGACTGTTACTAA
- the ppan gene encoding peter pan gives MGGKKKVHPKTRTAAFKASEPSEIVEAPHSFVIHRGLACPYITDLTLDFRRIMEPFTASNLREKRMNRIKDFVSLSSFFHVSHMGIFNKASTQLSFKVVRLPRGPSLTFKVHQFTLARDVISLSKKQMIDNDHFKHAPLVIMNNFSGDGKHLKLMATTFQNMFPSINLATVNIGTIRRCVLFSYNPDTKLVEMRHYSVQVVPVGLKRAVQKIVKGTVPNLGKCNEVVDFVTKDGYASESEAEDDEQSHVVLAQTLKSKGNLEDKKSSIKLHEIGPRLTMQLIKIEEGLLTGEVLYHDHVVKTEDEKETLRKLVEKKRKQKEQRKKEQAENRARNLKLKKDEKWAAKRAAEGRTDSDPEDDAEYYKEEVGEEPDEELFKMEAKSSRKRPSLGGGMKYKNKRAKLDTKDKNDKSERTDKYDRKDKFDRKDKKDKFDPKNRRAKFDPKNKRAKFDHRKSRKSK, from the exons ATGGGCGGTAAGAAGAAAGTGCATCCGAAGACGCGCACGGCGGCCTTCAAGGCCAGCGAGCCGAGCGAGATCGTGGAGGCGCCGCACTCCTTCGTCATCCATCGCGGCCTCGCCTGTCCGTACATCACGGACCTCACCCTGGACTTCCGCCGCATTATGGAGCCCTTTACGGCCAGCAATCTGCGCGAGAAGCGGATGAACCGCATCAAGGACTTTGTCAGCCTGAGCAGCTTCTTCCACGTCTCGCACATGGGCATCTTCAACAAGGCCTCCACGCAGCTGTCCTTCAAAGTGGTCCGCTTGCCGCGCGGTCCTTCCCTGACTTTCaag GTTCACCAGTTCACCCTGGCCAGAGATGTGATCTCGCTAAGCAAAAAGCAGATGATTGACAACGATCACTTCAAGCACGCTCCGCTCGTCATCATGAACAACTTCAGTGGCGATGGCAAGCACCTTAAGCTGATGGCCACCACGTTCCAAAACATGTTCCCCTCAATTAACTTGGCCACGGTTAATATCGGCACCATTCGTCGCTGCGTCCTGTTCTCCTACAATCCGGACACGAAGCTGGTCGAGATGCGGCACTACTCCGTGCAGGTGGTGCCGGTTGGCTTAAAGCGGGCGGTCCAGAAAATCGTCAAAGGAACGGTACCCAATCTGGGCAAGTGCAACGAAGTCGTGGACTTTGTGACCAA GGACGGCTATGCCTCCGAATCAGAGGCCGAAGATGATGAGCAATCACATGTGGTGCTGGCACAGACTCTTAAAAGCAAGGGCAACTTGGAGGACAAAAAGAGCTCCATAAAGCTACACGAGATCGGACCTCGACTAACCATGCAGCTCATCAAAATAGAAGAGGGCCTTCTGACGGGCGAAGTACTGTATCACGACCATGTGGTCAAGACAGAGGACGAAAAGGAAACCCTGCGCAAGCTGGTCGAAAAGAAGCGAAAGCAGAAGGAGCAGCGCAAGAAGGAGCAGGCAGAGAACCGTGCCCGCAACTTGAAGCTTAAGAAGGATGAAAAATGGGCTGCCAAGAGGGCGGCAGAGGGACGGACTGACAGCGATCCCGAGGATGATGCAGAGTACTACAAGGAGGAAGTCGGCGAGGAACCAGACGAAG AACTGTTCAAAATGGAAGCGAAGTCCTCCCGAAAGCGGCCTAGTTTGGGCGGCGGAATGAAATACAAGAACAAGCGCGCTAAACTGGATACCAAGGACAAGAATGACAAATCTGAGCGCACGGACAAGTACGATCGTAAGGACAAGTTCGATCGCAAGGACAAGAAGGACAAATTCGACCCCAAGAACAGGAGAGCCAAGTTCGATCCCAAAAACAAGCGCGCCAAGTTTGACCACAGAAAGAGTAGAAAATCAAAGTAG
- the Sec15 gene encoding secretory 15, whose product MSKVTVQDIEAVDDYWGPTFRSILEGNNTKQIGDQLEQRIRSHDKEIERICNLYYQGFIDSIQELLQVRTQAQQLHNEVHSLDTSLRQISASLIQQGNDLVRARQIESNLASAIEALKSCLPALECYMKFTQQAKNKQYYQALRTLETLETEHLTRLKTHNYRFATQMQIQIPIIKENIRRSSASDFREFLENIRKFSPRIGELAITHTKQLQKRDINAIIAEHMQQMNGGEAGGAGAGGDDDGANVSAQDLIDFSPIYRCLHIYMVLGQREYFEKDYRQQRRDQAKLVLQPPPNMHDNLEAYKTYICAIVGFFVVEDHVKNTAGDVVTSSYLEDLWSSSLTKFVNEISMSSSSCTDPNILLRIKNLIMLSINTFKCYGYTVNILWELLHNMRDHYNEVLLQRWVHVFREILDKEQFLPMVVQNTEEYECIIERFPFHSEQLENAPFPKKFPFSRMVPEVYHQAKEFMYACMKFAEELTLSPNEVAAMVRKAANLLLTRSFSGCLSVVFRQPSITLTQLIQIIIDTQYLEKAGPFLDEFVCHMTNTERSVSQTPSAMFHVARQDAEKQVGLRICSKIDEFFELSAYDWLLVEPPGIASAFITDMISYLKSTFDSFAFKLPHIAQAACRRTFEHIAEKIYSIMYDEDVKQISTGALTQINLDLMQCEFFAASEPVPGLKEGELSKYFLRNRQLLDLLILEEWSTYFHDYGKQENRYHLVQPQSIIVILEKIREADKKPIFSLVRKNDKKKLLETVLKQLKHIADRQN is encoded by the exons ATGTCCAAAGTGACCGTGCAAGACATTGAGGCGGTGGACGACTACTGGGGACCAACATTCCGTTCGATCCTTGAAG GCAACAACACTAAGCAGATTGGCGACCAACTGGAGCAGCGGATACGGAGCCATGACAAAGAGATCGAGCGGATCTGCAATCTGTACTACCAGGGCTTCATCGATTCAATTCAGGAGCTGCTCCAGGTGCGCACGCAGGCCCAACAGCTGCACAACGAAGTGCATTCCTTGGACACGTCCCTTCGCCAGATCAGCGCCTCGCTGATTCAGCAGGGCAATGATCTAGTGCGGGCCCGTCAGATCGAATCCAATCTGGCCAGCGCCATCGAGGCACTCAAATCCTGTCTGCCCGCATTGGAGTGCTACATGAAGTTCACACAGCAGGCAAAGAACAAGCAGTACTACCAGGCGCTGAGAACTCTGGAGACTCTGGAGACGGAGCACCTAACGCGCTTGAAGACACACAACTACCGATTCGCCAcccagatgcagatacagattcCCATAATCAAGGAAAACATCCGTCGCTCTTCCGCCTCGGACTTTCGAGAGTTCCTCGAGAACATCCGGAAGTTTTCACCCCGCATCGGCGAGCTGGccatcacacacacaaaacagcTCCAAAAGCGTGATATCAACGCCATCATTGCCGAGCACATGCAGCAGATGAATGGCGGCGAAGCCGGCGGAGCAGGTGCTGGCGGGGATGATGATGGTGCCAACGTTAGTGCCCAGGATCTCATTGACTTCTCCCCCATCTACCGCTGCCTACACATCTACATGGTGCTGGGTCAGCGGGAGTACTTCGAGAAGGACTATCGTCAGCAGCGCAGGGATCAGGCCAAACTGGTGCTTCAACCGCCGCCCAACATGCACGACAATTTGGAGGCCTACAAAACGTACATCTGTGCCATCGTTGGCTTCTTCGTGGTTGAGGATCACGTTAAAAACACGGCGGGCGATGTCGTGACCAGCAGTTATTTGGAGGATCTGTGGTCCAGCTCGTTAACCAAGTTTGTCAACGAAATCAGCATGAGTTCTTCGTCCTGCACCGATCCTAATATCCTTCTGCGCATTAAGAACCTCATTATGCTGTCCATCAACACCTTTAAGTGCTACGGTTACACCGTGAACATCCTCTGGGAACTATTGCACAACATGCGGGATCATTATAATGAG GTTTTACTGCAACGCTGGGTACATGTGTTCCGCGAAATTCTCGACAAGGAACAGTTCCTGCCCATGGTTGTACAAAACACGGAAGAGTATGAATGCATCATCGAACGATTCCCCTTCCACTCGGAACAGCTTGAAAATGCTCCGTTTCCGAAGAAATTCCCCTTTTCGAGAATGGTGCCGGAGGTTTATCACCAGGCCAAGGAATTCATGTACGCCTGCATGAAGTTCGCCGAGGAGCTCACCCTATCGCCCAACGAGGTGGCCGCCATGGTGCGCAAGGCGGCCAATCTGCTGCTCACACGAAGTTTCAGTGGCTGTCTATCTGTGGTGTTCCGCCAGCCGAGCATCACGCTGACGCAGCTCATTCAGATCATAATCGACACGCAGTACTTGGAGAAGGCAGGGCCGTTTCTGGACGAGTTCGTGTGTCACATGACCAACACGGAGAGGAGCGTATCTCAGACACCATCGGCCATGTTCCACGTGGCCCGGCAAGATGCCGAGAAGCAGGTGGGCCTACGTATTTGCTCGAAGATCGATGAGTTCTTCGAACTAAGCGCCTATGACTGGTTACTAGTAGAGCCGCCGGGAATAGCCTCCGCCTTCATTACGGACATGATTTCCTACCTTAAGAGCACCTTTGACAGCTTTGCCTTCAAGCTGCCCCACATCGCCCAGGCGGCCTGCCGACGCACCTTCGAGCACATTGCAGAGAAGATTTACTCGATCATGTATGACGAGGATGTGAAGCAGATTTCCACGGGAGCACTCACACAAATCAACTTGGATCTGATGCAGTGCGAGTTTTTTGCGGCCTCGGAACCTGTGCCTGGTCTAAAGGAAGGAGAGCTGAGCAAGTACTTCCTACGTAACCGTCAGCTGTTGGACCTGCTCATTCTAGAGGAATGGAGCACGTATTTCCATGACTATGGCAAGCAAGAGAACCGCTACCATCTGGTGCAACCGCAGTCCATTATTGTGATACTGGAAAAGATCCGCGAGGCGGACAAAAAGCCAATTTTCTCGTTGGTGCGAAAGAATGACAAGAAGAAGCTTTTGGAGACGGTGCTCAAGCAGCTTAAGCACATTGCCGATAGACAGAATTAG
- the Tbc1d22 gene encoding TBC1 domain family member 22, which produces MMDNNVEQLAGKSQTETAESTAAATGTAGAGVAVVTVASGAGPTPGANSSTFWKNSGRRVPGRPSPKRELEKAAAVGVAVGRGAAPGSGMVSTFTEYQKSVSDAWDMGDDEFCIISSTEAAAAAVGAGDAAHFSRQVSQTVALNVIETHSRSNQNHNASRSANESGADLVPVSSSSTDDCKEDRRSLPDSNENRSRLRNYPGRPQLQKISSNCQDSEYETKIEKFQVVLDSPQLDLVALKKISWSGVPRKMRAVSWRLLSKYLPPSSERRMAVLESKRQGYQDLRHNYFRVDSQDETQQDTYRQIHIDVPRMNPQIPLFQQQLVQEMFERILFIWAIRHPASGYVQGINDLVTPFFIVFLQEALTPNTDLEKYDMSTLPEETRNIIEADSFWCLSKFLDCIQDNYIFAQLGIQEKVNQLKDLIQRIDVNLHRHLQAHGVDYLQFSFRWMNNLLTRELPLHCTIRLWDTYLAESDGFALFHLYVCAAFLLHWKEQLMQQNDFQGLMLLLQNLPTHNWSDRQINVLLAEAFRLKFTYADAPKHLETKS; this is translated from the exons ATGATGGATAACAATGTAGAGCAATTAGCAGGAAAGAGCCAAACTGAAACAGCCGAgtccacagcagcagcaacaggaacagcaggagcaggtgTAGCAGTAGTAACCGTGGCAAGTGGAGCCGGACCAACGCCCGGCGCAAACTCCTCGACCTTTTGGAAAAACAGCGGACGTCGAGTGCCCGGACGACCCAGTCCCAAGCGGGAGCTCGAGAAGGCGGCGGCAGTTGGGGTAGCGGTCGGTCGCGGCGCTGCCCCCGGATCTGGCATGGTGTCCACCTTCACCGAGTACCAGAAGTCGGTGAGCGATGCCTGGGACATGGGTGACGACGAGTTCTGCATCATCAGCAGCACGGAGGCGGCTGCCGCGGCCGTTGGAGCTGGCG ATGCGGCTCATTTCTCCCGGCAAGTGTCGCAGACGGTGGCTCTCAACGTGATCGAGACGCACTCTCGAAGCAACCAGAACCATAATGCATCCCGGTCAGCAAACGAAAGTGGCGCAGATTTGGTCCCAGTCAGCAGTAGCTCGACGGACGACTGCAAGGAAGACCGTAGATCTCTGCCGGACAGTAATGAAAACAG ATCTAGATTGAGGAACTACCCGGGCAGACCGCAATTGCAGAAGATCAGCTCGAATTGCCAGGACAGCGAGTACGAgacgaaaattgaaaaattccaAGTGGTGCTAGACTCGCCTCAACTGGACTTGGTGGCCCTCAAGAAGATCAGCTGGTCTGGCGTGCCTCGGAAG ATGCGCGCTGTCAGCTGGCGACTCCTTTCGAAGTATCTTCCGCCTTCAAGTGAGCGAAGGATGGCGGTGCTAGAGAGCAAGCGGCAGGGCTACCAGGACCTCAGGCACAACTACTTCCGGGTGGATAGCCAGGATGAGACGCAACAGGACACATACCGCCAGATCCACATCGATGTGCCACGAATGAACCCCCAGATTCCGCTCTTCCAGCAGCAGCTTGTCCAGGAGATGTTCGAGCGCATACTCTTTATCTGGGCCATTCGCCATCCTGCCTCCGGCTACGTGCAAGGCATCAACGACCTGGTCACGCCCTTCTTTATCGTCTTTCTACAGGAGGCCTTGACGCCGAATACGGATCTCGAAAAGTACGACATGTCCACGCTGCCCGAGGAGACTCGAAACATTATCGAGGCGGACTCGTTTTGGTGCTTATCTAAGTTTCTCGACTGCATTCAGGATAACTACATCTTTGCCCAGCTGGGCATACAGGAGAAGGTTAACCAACTCAAGGATCTGATACAGCGCATTGACG TGAACTTACATCGTCATCTACAGGCACATGGCGTCGACTACTTGCAATTCTCATTTCGCTGGATGAACAATCTGCTGACACGCGAGCTGCCGCTGCACTGCACCATCCGATTGTGGGACACATATCTCGCAGAGTCTGACGGCTTTGCCCTGTTCCACTTGTACGTGTGCGCGGCATTCCTTCTGCACTGGAAGGAGCAGCTGATGCAACAAAACGATTTCCAG GGCCTCATGTTGCTGCTACAAAATCTGCCAACACACAACTGGTCCGATCGACAAATCAACGTTCTGCTGGCCGAGGCATTCCGCCTGAAGTTCACGTATGCGGATGCGCCCAAGCATTTGGAGACGAAGAGTTGA
- the Rab11 gene encoding Rab11, isoform B: protein MGAREDEYDYLFKVVLIGDSGVGKSNLLSRFTRNEFNLESKSTIGVEFATRSIEVDGKTIKAQIWDTAGQERYRAITSAYYRGAVGALLVYDIAKHLTYENVERWLRELRDHADQNIVIMLVGNKSDLRHLRSVPTDEAKLFAERNGLSFIETSALDSTNVETAFQNILTEIYRIVSQKQIRDPPEGDVIRPSNVEPIDVKPTVTADVRKQCCQ, encoded by the exons atggGTGCAAGAGAAGACGAGTACGATTATCTGTTCAAAG TTGTCCTTATCGGTGACTCCGGTGTTGGCAAAAGTAATTTGCTCTCACGTTTCACGCGCAATGAATTCAACTTGGAGTCCAAGTCGACGATTGGCGTTGAGTTTGCAACGCGCAGCATAGAG GTCGAtggcaaaacaattaaagCGCAAATCTGGGATACGGCCGGCCAGGAGCGTTATCGCGCCATCACCTCTGCCTACTACCGCGGTGCCGTGGGGGCCCTGCTCGTCTATGACATTGCCAAGCATCTGACCTACGAGAACGTGGAGCGGTGGCTGCGGGAATTGCGCGACCATGCCGACCAGAACATCGTCATCATGCTGGTGGGCAACAAGTCCGACTTGCGGCACTTGCGCTCCGTGCCCACGGACGAGGCGAAGCTGTTTGCCGAGCGCAACGGCTTGAGTTTCATAGAAACCTCGGCCCTCGACTCAACGAACGTTGAAACGGCATTCCAGAACATACTCACAG AGATCTATCGCATTGTGTCGCAGAAACAGATCAGAGATCCGCCGGAAGGCGACGTCATCCGCCCGTCGAACGTGGAGCCCATCGACGTAAAGCCGACTGTCACCGCCGATGTGCGCAAACAGTGCTGTCAGTGA
- the rtet gene encoding tetracycline resistance yields MADLRSRHNGTAAMEKQSHSQTGSHHHNNNKALDKEASENGKPEKSDPMIYIIFVSLLFDLLAFTIILPLLPSLLEHYRQNDSSGLYAVLTDRVRWFQQLLGAPDRYISVLFGGFLGSMFSFLQFVASPIVGGLSDYYGRKPVLLACASGIALSYLIWACSSNFALFVLARFVGGISKGNISLCMSVITDVSSVKTRGRGMALVGVAFSLGFIVGPMIGALFAIFSDKSGSTWFVLPSLLAFGLAVGDLVVLACCLRETLPKEKRVKEISSALSYGLQLLNFSAIFRFAAIKNVPKKDIAALRSIGLVYFLYLFLYSGLEFTVTFLMYHKFGYTSMDQAKMFLTTGVIMTLLQGSVVRRLPEAKIKGYAIFSLYLIVPAFVVVGLAEGSRMLYAGMTLFAISTAFAVTCLTTLVSKYGNDDQKGSVLGIFRSLGALARALGPVVGCIAFWCVGSRITYIAGGLLLIYPAMALQRARI; encoded by the exons ATGGCCGACCTACGGAGTCGCCACAATGGAACCGCTGCCATGGAGAAGCAAAGCCACAGCCAAACCGGAAGCCACCatcacaacaacaataaagcGCTGGATAAGGAAGCATCGGAGAATGGAAAGCCGGAGAAGAGTGATCCCATGATATACATAATCTTCGTATCGCTGCTCTTCGACTTACTGGCCTTCACCATCattctgccgctgctgcccTCGCTGTTGGAGCACTATCGCCAGAACGACAGCTCCGGCTTGTATGCCGTGCTCACGGATCGGGTGCGCTGGTTCCAGCAGCTCCTGGGCGCCCCGGATCGCTACATATCGGTGCTATTCGGAGGCTTTCTCGGCTCCATGTTCAGCTTCCTGCAGTTCGTGGCCAGTCCGATTGTCGGAGGACTCTCGGACTACTACGGACGGAAACCAGTCCTGCTGGCTTGTGCG AGTGGTATTGCGTTATCCTATCTGATCTGGGCCTGCTCCAGCAACTTTGCCCTGTTCGTTTTGGCCCGCTTCGTGGGCGGAATTAGCAAGGGCAACATATCCCTGTGCATGTCCGTCATTACGGATGTGTCCAGCGTTAAGACCCGTGGACGCGGTATGGCCCTTGTGGGTGTGGCCTTCTCGCTGGGCTTTATTGTGGGGCCCATGATTGGAGCCCTGTTCGCCATATTCTCCGATAAAAGTGGAAGTACTTGGTTTGTGTTGCCCTCTCTGCTGGCGTTTGGCCTGGCAGTTGGAGATCTTGTGGTCCTGGCCTGCTGTCTGCGGGAAACGTTGCCCAAG GAGAAACGTGTTAAGGAGATATCATCTGCACTGTCTTATGGCCTGCAGTTGCTCAATTTTTCGGCCATATTTAG ATTTGCTGCCATCAAAAATGTGCCTAAGAAAGACATTGCGGCACTGCGATCCATTGGCCTGGTATACTTCTTGTATCTCTTTCTGTATTCCGGCTTGGAGTTCACCGTCACATTTCTGATGTACCACAAATTCGGTTACACTTCGATGGATCAGGCGAAGATGTTTTTGACAACGG GTGTAATCATGACTTTGCTGCAGGGATCGGTGGTCCGACGGCTGCCCGAGGCGAAGATCAAAGGCTATGCCATCTTCAGTTTGTACCTGATTGTACCCGCCTTCGTAGTAGTCGGCCTAGCCGAGGGCAGTCGGATGCTGTACGCCGGCATGACCCTGTTCGCAATCTCCACAGCCTTCGCTGTCACCTGTCTGACCACCCTCGTATCCAAATACGGAAACGATGACCAGAAGGGTTCAGTACTGGGCATATTCCGCTCACTGGGAGCTTTGGCTCGAGCTCTGGGCCCCGTGGTGGGATGCATTG CCTTCTGGTGCGTTGGCTCCAGGATCACCTATATAGCCGGCGGACTTCTGCTCATTTATCCAGCCATGGCCTTGCAACGCGCTCGCATTTAA